The proteins below are encoded in one region of Leptotrichia sp. oral taxon 218:
- a CDS encoding protein rep, which produces MNREEEYIGYYKKSIEIYEREDFKDIISKKKLLNVKNCYNEYLYWYEHPEWPHKIFRCKKSFCPICDMKNKRMMYYKHKDRALKLEKKYNLFILVLNGNNVEIKTDKINKEIKDNNEKLKILLSRPFIEKVVRGYFKVIEISYTYYDSLPHIHIILFTIRGIYKHFKMSEFKNMITQEWRNLKGFNANVYLKSLGTKEKIEKEVSYLTRHNKKQLYNLLNLDSNVVKVHLEVIQNKRFFVWSKNILKELKLNSYT; this is translated from the coding sequence TTGAACAGGGAAGAAGAGTATATTGGGTATTATAAGAAAAGCATTGAAATATATGAAAGAGAAGATTTTAAAGATATTATTTCTAAAAAGAAATTATTGAATGTGAAAAATTGTTATAATGAGTACTTATATTGGTATGAACATCCAGAATGGCCTCATAAAATTTTTAGATGTAAAAAATCATTTTGTCCTATATGTGATATGAAAAATAAAAGAATGATGTACTATAAGCATAAAGACAGGGCCTTAAAGCTAGAAAAGAAATATAACTTGTTTATACTAGTCTTAAATGGTAATAATGTTGAAATTAAAACTGATAAGATAAATAAGGAAATAAAGGATAACAATGAAAAGTTAAAAATATTATTAAGCAGGCCCTTTATTGAGAAAGTTGTGAGAGGATATTTTAAAGTAATTGAAATTAGTTATACTTACTATGATTCACTTCCACATATTCATATTATTTTATTTACAATAAGAGGCATATACAAACATTTCAAGATGAGTGAATTTAAGAATATGATTACACAAGAATGGAGAAATTTAAAAGGATTCAATGCAAATGTGTATTTAAAAAGTTTAGGAACAAAGGAAAAAATAGAAAAGGAGGTCTCTTATTTGACAAGACATAATAAAAAACAGTTATATAATTTGCTTAATTTAGATAGTAATGTCGTTAAGGTTCATTTAGAAGTAATTCAGAATAAAAGATTTTTTGTTTGGAGTAAAAATATATTAAAAGAACTGAAATTAAATAGCTATACTTAA
- a CDS encoding XRE family transcriptional regulator: protein MKKNLLKSKMSLHEDNNKTLAHKLKITPSAFSRKINGTSNFTIEEMKFIRKEYELSDVEFLDIFF from the coding sequence ATGAAAAAGAATCTTTTAAAATCAAAAATGAGTTTACACGAAGACAACAATAAAACACTTGCACATAAATTAAAAATAACTCCTTCAGCATTTTCAAGAAAAATAAATGGAACTAGTAATTTTACTATTGAAGAAATGAAATTTATTAGGAAAGAATATGAGTTGAGTGATGTTGAGTTTTTGGATATTTTTTTTTGA
- a CDS encoding transcriptional regulator translates to MNLELKKEMYNILKEKIREKKLSYKKLSEKMRISESGFNKKINGKYFFTQEEIFLLKKILKLKNSELIQIFF, encoded by the coding sequence TTGAATTTAGAATTAAAAAAAGAAATGTATAATATTTTGAAAGAAAAGATTAGAGAGAAAAAATTGAGTTATAAAAAGTTATCTGAAAAAATGAGAATTTCAGAGAGTGGATTTAATAAGAAAATAAATGGAAAGTATTTTTTTACACAAGAAGAAATATTTTTGTTGAAAAAGATATTGAAATTAAAAAATTCTGAATTAATACAGATATTTTTTTAA
- the feoB gene encoding ferrous iron transport protein B: protein MINVAFVGNPNVGKTALINQISHASLKMGNWPGVTIEKKEVFFSVGDEDVKLIDLPGIYNLSMSTAEERVSRDFLLDEKVDVIINVLDSTSLEKNIYLTALLKELDIPVVMALNFEDEFKRIGYQLDIEKFEKQLGVPVMFTSGRSGAGVDKLMEKAVELYKKNSSDKKIQHRLPFEKEIEDNIKSLKDKLENDKSYEKVLEKYPVEWLAIKILEDDTNVAARVKTEFGVSVSNIGETEKKNIENRYGIEPQDALARERYGIVRGIISMNLKRGTGDKFALTDKIDKVLLNKFFGGIAFLAIIYAVFVIVFDGSSPFIDWIDGFFSNFVIKYVGHAIEGVPDWLSSFILDGILAGVGSVLTFVPLMFFIYFFMAILEESGYMARVAFILNKMMTKVGLSGKAFIPMLIGFGCTVPAIYSTRTLEDEKTRRLTGVIATFMSCGARLPVYSLLAAAFFSKNAALVVVSIYVFGVFMALLVAFILKRFKYFKGNNTELLIELPPYRLPGAKAVWSNMRSRTFSYIKKATTIVLGILLIIWFFQYFPNKGDAESSYIGQAAKVVQPVFKPTGFGDRWEPVASIVPSIIAKETVVGFLGQILLSQGDDEKKEYNFVSDLKDQVVGLGGAAVESVKSLGHIATFKITTLEMKSQEELDQDAGGNIIPAIRSLWSDKYGQLRAYSFMLYVLLVVPCAVAMGALKQEFGWKLLAFQVSMLLVLPYVVSTLFFNIARLLV from the coding sequence ATGATAAATGTAGCATTTGTCGGAAACCCAAATGTTGGAAAAACAGCGTTAATCAATCAAATTTCACACGCCAGTCTAAAGATGGGGAACTGGCCGGGAGTAACAATTGAAAAAAAAGAAGTATTTTTTTCAGTTGGAGATGAAGATGTAAAATTAATTGATTTGCCAGGAATTTACAATTTATCAATGAGTACGGCAGAAGAAAGAGTTTCACGAGATTTTTTGCTGGATGAAAAAGTTGATGTGATAATTAATGTACTAGATTCGACATCGCTTGAAAAAAATATTTATTTGACTGCTTTATTAAAGGAACTTGATATTCCAGTTGTGATGGCACTTAACTTTGAAGATGAATTTAAAAGAATTGGCTATCAATTGGATATAGAAAAATTTGAAAAGCAATTGGGAGTTCCAGTTATGTTCACAAGTGGAAGATCTGGAGCTGGAGTAGACAAACTTATGGAAAAAGCTGTAGAACTTTACAAAAAAAATTCTTCAGATAAAAAAATACAGCATAGATTGCCATTTGAAAAGGAAATCGAAGATAATATTAAAAGTTTGAAGGATAAATTGGAAAATGATAAATCATATGAAAAAGTTTTAGAAAAATATCCAGTAGAATGGCTAGCAATTAAAATTTTGGAAGATGATACCAATGTAGCGGCAAGAGTAAAAACTGAATTTGGAGTAAGTGTTTCAAATATCGGAGAAACTGAAAAGAAAAATATTGAAAATCGTTACGGAATCGAACCTCAAGATGCTTTGGCAAGAGAGAGATATGGAATCGTTCGTGGAATTATCTCGATGAACCTAAAAAGAGGTACTGGAGATAAATTTGCATTAACTGATAAAATTGACAAAGTTCTTTTGAATAAGTTTTTTGGTGGAATAGCATTTCTTGCTATAATTTATGCTGTTTTCGTAATCGTATTTGATGGAAGTTCGCCGTTTATCGACTGGATTGATGGGTTCTTTAGTAACTTTGTCATAAAATATGTGGGTCACGCCATTGAAGGGGTGCCAGATTGGTTAAGCAGTTTTATACTTGATGGAATTTTGGCTGGTGTAGGTTCAGTATTGACATTCGTTCCACTTATGTTCTTTATTTACTTCTTCATGGCAATTCTTGAAGAAAGCGGATATATGGCTCGTGTTGCATTTATTTTAAATAAAATGATGACAAAAGTTGGACTTTCAGGAAAAGCATTCATCCCAATGCTAATCGGATTTGGATGTACAGTTCCAGCAATTTATTCAACAAGAACATTGGAAGATGAAAAAACAAGAAGATTGACAGGAGTTATCGCAACATTTATGTCATGTGGAGCAAGACTGCCGGTTTATTCATTACTTGCAGCGGCGTTTTTCAGTAAAAATGCAGCTTTAGTTGTAGTTTCAATCTATGTTTTTGGTGTATTTATGGCCCTTTTAGTAGCTTTTATATTAAAAAGATTTAAATACTTTAAAGGAAACAACACAGAGTTACTTATAGAATTACCGCCATATAGACTTCCAGGTGCAAAAGCTGTCTGGAGCAATATGAGATCAAGAACTTTTTCTTACATAAAAAAAGCAACTACAATAGTTTTAGGAATCCTGTTAATTATCTGGTTCTTCCAATATTTCCCAAATAAAGGAGATGCTGAAAGTTCATATATAGGTCAAGCAGCAAAAGTTGTTCAGCCTGTATTCAAGCCAACTGGTTTTGGTGACAGATGGGAACCTGTAGCTTCTATTGTGCCAAGTATCATTGCAAAAGAAACAGTAGTTGGATTTTTAGGACAAATTTTATTATCTCAAGGAGATGATGAGAAAAAAGAATATAATTTTGTATCAGATTTAAAAGATCAAGTAGTTGGATTGGGAGGAGCAGCAGTAGAGTCAGTAAAATCATTAGGACATATTGCAACCTTCAAAATTACGACATTGGAAATGAAAAGTCAGGAGGAGCTTGACCAAGATGCAGGTGGAAACATCATTCCAGCAATTAGAAGCTTGTGGAGTGACAAATATGGTCAGCTAAGAGCATACTCATTTATGCTGTATGTCCTTTTGGTAGTGCCATGTGCCGTAGCAATGGGAGCTTTAAAACAAGAATTTGGATGGAAATTATTAGCATTTCAAGTGTCAATGTTGTTAGTGTTACCATATGTGGTATCAACATTATTTTTCAACATTGCAAGATTATTAGTTTAG
- a CDS encoding FeoA domain-containing protein produces the protein MMTLLQGKVGDKFFLKNIIEKKLDTRLLSLGLCRGDVCKIENIANGNILIKTVETKIVLSENLAEKVEIEVVE, from the coding sequence ATGATGACTTTATTACAAGGAAAAGTAGGAGACAAGTTTTTTTTGAAAAATATTATTGAAAAAAAGCTTGACACAAGATTACTTAGTTTAGGACTTTGTAGAGGAGATGTCTGCAAAATTGAAAATATTGCAAATGGAAATATTTTAATCAAGACAGTAGAAACAAAAATTGTGCTTAGTGAAAATTTAGCAGAAAAGGTAGAGATTGAGGTGGTAGAATGA
- the yihA gene encoding ribosome biogenesis GTP-binding protein YihA/YsxC has product MEIKKAEFIKSAVYSNEYPKSNNFTEFSFIGRSNVGKSSLINSLTKRKNLARTSKTPGRTQLINYFLINDKIHFVDLPGYGFAKVPQAVKKNWGKIIEDYLTSDRKKIVFLLLDLRRIPSNEDMEMLKWLEHFEIEYYIIFTKSDKLSNNEKFKQLKEIKKKLVFDNEDVFFYSSLKNTGREELLKFIEEKTQNYE; this is encoded by the coding sequence ATGGAAATAAAAAAAGCTGAATTTATAAAATCCGCTGTCTACTCAAATGAATATCCAAAATCCAACAATTTTACAGAATTTTCTTTCATTGGACGCTCAAATGTTGGAAAATCTTCGTTGATAAATTCTTTGACAAAGCGGAAAAACCTTGCCAGAACAAGTAAGACTCCTGGAAGAACACAATTAATTAACTATTTTTTGATAAATGATAAAATTCATTTTGTCGATTTGCCTGGTTACGGATTTGCAAAAGTTCCTCAAGCTGTTAAAAAAAATTGGGGAAAAATTATAGAAGATTATTTAACTTCAGATAGAAAAAAAATTGTGTTTTTACTTTTGGATTTGAGAAGAATTCCGTCAAATGAAGATATGGAGATGTTAAAGTGGCTGGAACACTTTGAAATAGAATATTATATAATTTTTACAAAATCTGATAAATTGTCGAATAACGAAAAATTTAAGCAGTTAAAAGAAATTAAGAAAAAACTTGTCTTTGACAACGAAGATGTATTTTTTTATTCGTCACTAAAAAATACTGGACGAGAAGAACTTCTTAAATTTATTGAAGAAAAAACTCAAAATTATGAATAA
- a CDS encoding LCP family protein, with the protein MKKTILLITLAIVASLAGLIAWLSVPFNILIIGSDAYANQPTKGSRSDGLILVRVVPLTAQIKMVSIPRDSYAEIPCENYKMDKITHSHAFGGTPCTVEAVEKLLDVKVDYHILFRFENVMDITTMIGGVDVVANHTFNQDYFDQEVFHFNKGQVYNLKGRQALAYTRHRKSDTAFKRDERQRQVIQGIVQKLSTPSGWKYIPKVLDYAKKNMEIQVNPIKALSAAPAILLHHPIEQHELQGDGRMINGVYYYILNDNSLNDIIYDFQN; encoded by the coding sequence ATGAAAAAAACAATATTATTAATTACTTTGGCTATTGTAGCTAGTCTAGCTGGTCTTATAGCTTGGCTTTCTGTACCGTTTAATATTCTTATAATTGGAAGTGACGCTTATGCAAATCAACCAACAAAAGGTTCAAGAAGTGACGGATTAATTCTTGTTAGAGTTGTACCACTTACAGCTCAAATTAAAATGGTTTCAATTCCCAGAGATTCTTACGCTGAGATTCCTTGCGAAAATTATAAAATGGACAAAATTACGCACTCTCACGCTTTTGGAGGAACTCCTTGTACTGTGGAAGCTGTAGAAAAATTGCTTGATGTAAAAGTTGATTACCATATTTTATTTAGATTTGAAAATGTTATGGATATCACAACAATGATTGGCGGAGTTGATGTTGTTGCAAATCACACATTTAACCAAGATTATTTTGATCAGGAAGTTTTTCACTTTAACAAAGGACAAGTTTATAACTTAAAGGGACGACAAGCACTTGCTTATACAAGACATAGAAAAAGTGATACGGCTTTTAAGCGGGATGAAAGACAGCGACAAGTTATACAAGGAATTGTGCAAAAACTTTCAACTCCTTCAGGATGGAAATATATTCCAAAAGTTTTGGATTACGCCAAAAAAAATATGGAAATTCAAGTAAATCCTATAAAAGCTCTAAGTGCTGCACCTGCAATTTTATTACATCATCCAATTGAACAACATGAACTGCAAGGAGACGGACGAATGATTAATGGTGTTTATTACTATATCTTAAACGATAATTCACTAAACGACATAATTTATGATTTTCAAAATTAA
- a CDS encoding nucleotidyl transferase AbiEii/AbiGii toxin family protein, with the protein MTSEKLKGKIKSFSEKNNLKAQEVLQMYFFERFLTRLEKSRYRAKFIIKGGFLISSIIGIQNRTTMDIDTTIKGLPVKEEIIKEIILKILSIEVNDGIEFVLGKIENIREISEYENYRLHLTANFEKIKNPLKIDITTGDVIIPSEIEYSYETIFKEKLNILVYSLETLIAEKYETIIKRNITTTRLRDFYDIYMIFKLKNDKINVNNLKQAIRETAKNRNSTEEILESKEILEDIKNDEYLNKQWNIYKNENKYVDNIQFSEILKLLNKIADIVQE; encoded by the coding sequence ATGACATCAGAAAAGTTAAAAGGGAAAATAAAAAGTTTTTCAGAAAAAAATAATTTAAAAGCACAGGAAGTATTACAAATGTATTTTTTTGAAAGATTTTTGACTCGATTAGAAAAATCAAGATATAGAGCGAAATTTATAATAAAAGGTGGATTTTTAATTTCATCAATTATTGGTATACAAAATAGAACAACGATGGATATTGATACAACAATAAAAGGACTTCCAGTAAAAGAGGAAATTATTAAAGAAATAATATTGAAAATTTTAAGTATCGAAGTAAATGATGGAATAGAATTTGTATTGGGAAAAATAGAAAATATAAGAGAAATATCGGAATATGAAAATTATAGATTACATTTGACAGCAAATTTTGAGAAAATAAAGAATCCATTAAAAATTGATATTACAACAGGAGATGTCATAATTCCATCAGAAATAGAATATTCATACGAAACAATATTTAAAGAAAAACTAAATATTTTGGTTTATTCATTGGAAACATTGATTGCTGAAAAGTATGAAACTATAATAAAACGAAATATTACAACAACGAGATTGAGAGATTTTTATGATATTTATATGATTTTTAAATTGAAAAATGATAAAATAAATGTAAATAACTTGAAACAAGCGATTAGGGAAACGGCAAAAAATAGAAATTCAACAGAAGAAATATTAGAAAGCAAGGAAATTTTAGAAGATATTAAAAATGATGAATATTTGAATAAACAATGGAATATTTATAAAAATGAAAATAAATATGTTGATAATATACAATTTTCTGAAATTTTGAAATTACTAAATAAAATAGCAGATATTGTACAAGAATAG
- a CDS encoding helix-turn-helix domain-containing protein, with product MAKTKFKENFKEILKELRKKKNLTQRGLAEKTGISLAMITKYEQGLNTPSIENLRVLADFFKVPIRNFLEDRNSDRFFKDFFSEEEPNIDIENYDFSTNDEKFLSISKGKQFIYHILKFLEAVGFEIYIDEEKNVFNIRSSDPEYLVNIYWTINNLQFQIQFLRNILIDYSYMFFKDMDNHIKKIDNDTQVRLLENDNTENNNTKDFDFFEDFEDKK from the coding sequence ATGGCAAAAACAAAATTTAAGGAAAATTTTAAGGAAATATTGAAAGAGTTGAGAAAAAAAAAGAATCTTACTCAAAGAGGATTAGCTGAAAAAACTGGAATTTCATTAGCAATGATAACTAAATATGAACAAGGGTTAAATACTCCAAGTATAGAAAATCTAAGAGTTTTAGCTGATTTTTTTAAAGTACCTATACGTAACTTTTTAGAAGATAGAAATAGTGATAGGTTTTTTAAGGATTTTTTCTCAGAAGAAGAACCTAATATAGATATTGAAAATTATGATTTTTCCACTAATGATGAAAAATTTTTATCTATATCAAAAGGAAAGCAATTTATTTATCACATTTTAAAATTTTTAGAAGCAGTTGGATTTGAAATTTACATTGATGAAGAAAAGAATGTTTTTAATATAAGAAGTTCTGACCCTGAATATCTTGTGAATATTTACTGGACAATCAATAATCTTCAGTTTCAAATACAATTTTTAAGAAATATTCTTATTGACTATTCTTATATGTTTTTTAAAGATATGGATAACCATATAAAAAAAATTGATAATGATACACAAGTACGTTTACTTGAAAATGATAATACAGAAAATAATAATACAAAAGATTTTGATTTTTTTGAAGATTTTGAGGATAAAAAATAA
- a CDS encoding MarR family transcriptional regulator, giving the protein MHENFSKHIEKLVCRHGAKPYNKETELLGTLKASITTT; this is encoded by the coding sequence TTGCACGAAAATTTTAGTAAGCATATAGAGAAACTTGTATGTAGACACGGAGCAAAACCGTACAACAAAGAAACTGAACTGCTGGGAACTCTTAAAGCTAGTATAACCACAACATAA
- a CDS encoding FeoB-associated Cys-rich membrane protein yields MMIKTIIVGIIALLVAFAVFRKIYKDYKKNKNLCGTDCCRCSGTSTCGKPKKK; encoded by the coding sequence ATGATGATAAAAACAATAATAGTTGGAATAATAGCACTTTTAGTAGCTTTTGCAGTATTTAGAAAAATTTATAAAGATTATAAAAAAAATAAAAATTTATGTGGAACAGATTGCTGCAGATGTTCAGGAACTTCAACTTGTGGAAAACCGAAAAAAAAGTAG
- a CDS encoding RNA-guided endonuclease TnpB family protein, protein MYLTLKQQVKHLSKKEFRNLKYLCHIAKNLKNQAIYNVRQYYFKNKKYLSYNENYKMLKNSENYKKLNSNMAQQILKEVDGSFKSFFGLLKLAKNGQYDNKKIKLPKYLAKDGFTTLVIGFVRLKDDILRVPYSNSFKKIHQEVKIKLPPVLKDKKIKEIRIIPKQYSRYFEIQYTYEVEEVQRELNENNALGIDLGIDNLCTCVTNNGASFIIDGRKLKSINQYYNKINAKLQSIKDKQKTSRTTLRQKRIARKRNNRIEDYLSKAARIIVNYCLNNDIGKIILGYNEDFQRKSNIGSINNQNFVSIPYGKLRDKLIYLCKLYGIEFKLQEESYTSKASFFDGDEIPIYDKENQKEYIFSGKRIKRGLYQTSAGKLINADCNGALNILRKSKVVDLSVLYNRGELDMPKRIRVV, encoded by the coding sequence ATGTATTTAACTTTAAAACAACAGGTAAAACATCTTAGTAAAAAGGAGTTTAGAAATTTAAAATATTTGTGCCATATAGCTAAAAATTTAAAGAATCAAGCTATATATAATGTTAGACAATACTATTTTAAAAATAAAAAGTATTTAAGTTATAACGAAAACTATAAAATGCTTAAAAACAGTGAGAACTATAAGAAGTTAAATTCTAATATGGCTCAACAAATTCTAAAAGAAGTAGACGGAAGTTTCAAATCATTTTTTGGACTTTTAAAACTTGCTAAAAATGGTCAATACGATAATAAAAAAATAAAATTACCTAAATATCTTGCTAAAGATGGATTTACTACTCTTGTTATAGGTTTTGTTAGATTAAAAGATGATATTCTGAGAGTTCCTTATTCAAATTCGTTTAAGAAAATTCATCAGGAAGTTAAAATTAAGTTACCACCAGTATTAAAAGACAAGAAGATAAAAGAAATTAGAATAATACCAAAACAATATTCTAGGTACTTTGAAATTCAATATACTTATGAGGTAGAAGAAGTTCAAAGGGAATTAAATGAAAACAATGCACTAGGAATTGATTTAGGCATAGACAATCTATGTACTTGTGTAACTAATAATGGAGCATCATTCATAATAGATGGTAGAAAATTAAAGTCAATTAATCAATACTATAATAAGATAAATGCAAAATTACAAAGTATAAAAGATAAGCAAAAGACCTCCCGCACAACATTAAGGCAAAAGAGAATAGCTAGAAAGAGAAATAATCGTATAGAAGATTATCTTTCAAAAGCAGCAAGAATAATTGTAAATTATTGTCTTAATAATGATATAGGAAAAATAATTTTAGGATATAATGAAGATTTTCAAAGAAAATCAAATATTGGAAGTATAAATAATCAAAACTTTGTAAGTATACCATATGGAAAATTAAGAGATAAATTAATATACCTATGTAAACTATACGGAATAGAATTTAAACTGCAAGAAGAGAGTTATACATCAAAAGCAAGTTTCTTTGATGGAGATGAAATTCCAATATATGATAAAGAAAATCAAAAAGAATATATATTCAGTGGAAAAAGAATAAAAAGAGGACTATATCAAACAAGTGCAGGTAAACTCATAAATGCAGATTGTAATGGAGCATTAAATATTTTAAGAAAAAGTAAAGTTGTGGACTTAAGCGTCCTATACAATAGAGGTGAGCTGGACATGCCTAAAAGAATAAGGGTAGTGTAA
- a CDS encoding site-specific integrase, protein MKKYKNANGTGSITKVKINRTNPFRVRVTNPVTKKRHSLGYFSTKKEATEILNKYFNNPYNLENHRIKFKDLFELFKNSKKDIVAKNTLNSYINSFKRCKELHNLVFKDISTPVLQNLINDLNCSISTKSITKGFLKIFWDYAREIDILEKNRTEFINLPKETEIKEKKPFNYDEIEKLWENTDIIWVKYILIMIYTGMRIEETVELKKENVDLQQEFIHGGNKTRKGKNRSIPIHKDIVEIIKELYENSPTDYLIYNDKWIFSKKKNENKPLRKNYFREKFYKTLETLKINKHKPHDCRKTLATLMSNQKINNIVITDIMGHENITTTKQYYIQTDKQKLKLSMNSLNFRKTS, encoded by the coding sequence ATGAAAAAGTATAAAAATGCAAATGGTACAGGGAGTATAACAAAAGTTAAAATAAATAGAACGAATCCTTTTAGAGTTAGAGTTACTAATCCTGTAACTAAAAAAAGACATTCTTTGGGATATTTCAGCACTAAAAAAGAAGCAACAGAAATATTAAATAAATATTTTAATAATCCTTACAATTTAGAAAATCATAGAATTAAATTTAAAGATTTGTTTGAGTTATTTAAAAACAGTAAAAAAGATATTGTTGCTAAAAATACTTTGAACAGTTACATCAATAGTTTTAAACGATGTAAAGAATTACATAATCTGGTTTTTAAAGATATTAGCACTCCAGTATTGCAAAATCTAATAAATGATTTAAATTGTAGTATTTCAACTAAAAGTATAACAAAAGGATTTTTAAAAATTTTTTGGGACTATGCGAGAGAAATAGACATATTGGAAAAAAATAGAACAGAATTTATAAATTTACCAAAAGAAACTGAAATCAAAGAAAAAAAACCTTTTAATTATGATGAAATAGAAAAATTATGGGAAAACACGGATATAATATGGGTAAAATATATTTTAATTATGATTTATACAGGTATGAGAATCGAAGAAACTGTAGAATTGAAAAAGGAAAATGTAGATTTACAGCAGGAATTTATACACGGTGGAAATAAAACTAGAAAAGGGAAAAATAGAAGCATACCTATTCATAAAGATATAGTTGAAATTATAAAAGAGCTTTACGAGAACAGTCCAACAGATTATTTGATATACAATGATAAATGGATATTCAGTAAAAAAAAGAATGAGAATAAGCCTTTAAGAAAAAATTATTTTCGTGAGAAATTTTATAAAACATTGGAAACTTTAAAAATTAATAAACATAAACCTCACGATTGCAGAAAAACACTAGCGACACTTATGAGTAATCAAAAAATAAATAATATTGTGATAACAGATATAATGGGACACGAAAATATTACGACAACAAAACAATATTATATTCAGACAGATAAACAAAAACTAAAGTTATCAATGAATAGTTTAAATTTTAGAAAAACTTCATAG
- the coaE gene encoding dephospho-CoA kinase (Dephospho-CoA kinase (CoaE) performs the final step in coenzyme A biosynthesis.), with protein MIIGITGGIGSGKSTVSRILKDKGFCFIDLDIISHDVIQDSKIKAELFKNFGSEIFDKEEISRKKLGKVVFEDKNKLERLNSIMHPEILKRMRKKIEKIKEKIVFVEIQLLFEVGWEREFDLILLVWSDKNTQIKRVLARDKRSENETKNIINSQISLDEKIKKSDYVIENNNDNLEDLKNKIDNFINFLETKLNFEKKEV; from the coding sequence ATGATCATTGGTATTACAGGGGGAATTGGAAGTGGAAAAAGTACTGTCAGCCGAATTTTAAAAGATAAAGGGTTTTGTTTTATTGACTTAGACATAATTTCTCATGATGTTATTCAAGATTCAAAAATAAAAGCAGAACTTTTTAAAAATTTTGGAAGTGAAATTTTTGACAAAGAAGAGATTTCAAGAAAAAAATTGGGAAAAGTCGTCTTTGAGGATAAAAATAAATTGGAGAGATTAAATTCTATTATGCATCCTGAAATTTTAAAAAGAATGCGAAAAAAAATTGAAAAAATTAAAGAAAAAATTGTATTTGTGGAAATTCAGCTGCTTTTTGAAGTTGGATGGGAGCGTGAATTTGACTTAATTTTACTTGTTTGGTCTGATAAAAATACCCAAATTAAGAGAGTTTTGGCTAGAGATAAGCGGAGTGAAAATGAAACAAAAAATATAATAAATTCTCAAATTTCTTTAGACGAAAAAATAAAAAAAAGCGATTATGTCATTGAAAATAACAACGATAATTTAGAAGATTTAAAAAATAAAATAGATAATTTTATTAATTTTTTAGAAACTAAACTAAATTTTGAAAAAAAAGAGGTGTAA